In the Euphorbia lathyris chromosome 5, ddEupLath1.1, whole genome shotgun sequence genome, one interval contains:
- the LOC136229567 gene encoding uncharacterized protein, protein MFLNFRVFFHHLKSTQHYNINSYLVSFRYCHFDSKSGLNPSSSITTLAPIQSQNNVAIFWDLDNKPPKSFPPYEAALKLIKAASSFGAVRYMIAYANRHAFSHVPGVVREQRRERKLLNQLENKGVIKAVEPYLCRVCGRKFYTNEKLTNHFKQIHDREQQKRLNRIESARGKRRVNLVGKYAMKMEKYKNAARDVLSPKVGYGLADELKRAGFLVRAVSDKPQAADIALSEHMVDLMDKRRAECLVLVSDDSDFVGVLKEAKLRCLKTVVVGDISDGALKRVADAAFSWQDILMGKAKKEAVSVVGRWKDHDILKRLEWTYNLEEEKDLYGVEYDHDYESDDGDFNGIVEKDEVDLLEKEAGGAWWELNSDPESTC, encoded by the coding sequence ATGTTTCTCAATTTTCGTGTCTTTTTCCACCACTTAAAGTCAACACAGCATTACAATATAAACTCATATCTTGTATCGTTTAGATATTGTCATTTTGATTCGAAATCGGGTTTGAATCCTTCAAGCTCAATAACTACTCTGGCACCAATACAATCTCAGAACAATGTTGCAATTTTCTGGGATTTGGATAATAAACCTCCCAAGTCATTTCCACCATATGAGGCTGCTTTGAAGCTCATAAAGGCAGCATCCTCATTTGGGGCTGTCAGATACATGATAGCCTATGCTAATCGGCATGCATTTAGTCATGTACCGGGTGTTGTGAGGGAGCAAAGAAGGGAGAGGAAATTGTTGAACCAGTTAGAAAATAAGGGTGTGATTAAAGCAGTAGAACCATATCTATGTCGAGTTTGTGGGAGAAAATTTTATACCAATGAGAAATTAACTaatcattttaagcaaattcaCGATCGTGAACAACAGAAGAGGCTGAATCGGATAGAATCAGCAAGAGGGAAGAGGAGAGTGAACTTAGTTGGCAAGTATGCAATGAAGATGGAGAAATATAAGAATGCAGCCAGAGATGTTTTGTCCCCGAAAGTGGGATATGGCTTGGCAGATGAGTTGAAAAGGGCAGGGTTTTTGGTTAGGGCTGTATCCGATAAGCCACAGGCTGCGGACATTGCTTTGAGTGAGCACATGGTGGATCTGATGGACAAGAGGAGAGCAGAGTGTTTGGTGCTTGTATCTGATGATTCAGATTTCGTTGGTGTGCTCAAGGAAGCTAAACTGAGATGTTTAAAGACAGTTGTAGTTGGGGATATAAGTGATGGGGCATTGAAAAGGGTTGCTGATGCCGCGTTTTCATGGCAGGATATTTTGATGGGAAAGGCTAAGAAGGAGGCTGTGTCTGTTGTGGGGCGATGGAAGGACCATGACATTTTGAAGAGATTGGAGTGGACTTACAACCTAGAGGAGGAGAAAGATTTGTATGGCGTCGAATATGATCATGACTATGAGAGTGATGATGGAGATTTCAATGGTATTGTCGAGAAAGACGAGGTCGATTTGCTGGAGAAGGAAGCTGGAGGTGCTTGGTGGGAGCTGAATTCTGATCCTGAATCTACTTGTTGA